GGCGCGGCCCCGAACGGGGCCGCGCGCCGGTCAGGCGCGTCGTGCGGCGGCGCGGGCGACGAGGGCGGCGTACACCTCGCCGAGAGAGCGCTGCGCTGCCGCGACCGCCTGGGGCAGCAGCGAGGTCTCGGTCATGCCGGGAGCGACGTTGACCTCGAGGAACCAGGGGCGGCCGTCGGCGTCGACGATGAGGTCGCTCCGGCTGACGTCGCGCAGGCCGAGCGCGCGGTGCGCGGTGAGCGCGGCCTGGGCGGCGGCCTCCGCCGCGGCCGCGTCGAGACGCGCGGGAGCGAAGAACTCGGTGGTGCCGGCGGTGTACCGGGCCTGGTAGTCGTACACGCCGCCGTCCGGCACGATCTCGACCGCGGGCAGGGCCAGCGGCTCGCCGTCCGGGCCCTCGACGACGGACACGGCGACCTCGGTGCCCTCGACGTGGCGCTCGACGAGCGCGGTGTCGCCATAGGAGTAGGCGTGCACCATGGCCGCGGGCAGCGCGTCTACGCTGCGTACGACGCTCATGCCGAGCGAGGACCCGCCGGACGCGGGCTTCACGACGAGCGGTACGCCGACCCGCGCGACGAGCGCGCCGAGAACCCGCTGCGCCCCGAGCTCGCGGAACGTCGTGTGGGTCAGGGCCACGGCCTCCGGCACGTCGAGCCCGGCGCGGGCGACGACCGCCCGGGCGGACGGCTTGTCGAAGGCCAGGCGCGAGGCGGCGGGGGCCGACCCCACGTACGGGACCCCGACGAGCTCGAGGACGGCGCGCACCCCGCCGTCCTCGCCGGCGACCCCGTGCAGGACGGGGAAGACCACGTCGGGGCGCCACGTGTCGACGAGGTCGAGCAGCTGCGCGTCGGCGTCGGCGAGCTGCACGTCGAGCCCCTCGTCCCGCAGCACCTCCGCGACGCGGCGCCCCGAGCGCAGCGACACGTCGCGCTCGTGGGACAGGCCGCCGGCGAGGACGAGGACGCGCAGGGAGTCGCTCACGGGTTCGGTGCTCCTCGGAGGGTCGGAGAGGGTGGAGGGGTGGCGTACCGACCGGGGTCAGGCGAGGTCGGGCGCCGGGGCGTCGCCGTCGTGGGCCGCGCCGTGCGACGGTGCCGGGCCGAAGAGCTCGCGCATCGACAGCTCCTCCTCGATGACGCCGGCGAGCCGCCGCACGCCCTCGCGGATCCGCGCCGGCTCGGGCAGGCAGTAGGACAGGCGCATGCTCCGCGCGCCCGAGCCGTCGGCGAAGAACGCCGAGCCGGGGACGAAGGCCACCCGTGCGGTGACGGCCCGGGGCAGCATGACCCGCGTGTCGAAGCCCTCCGGCAGCGTGACCCAGACGTAGAAGCCGCCCAGCGGGTGGGTCCACGTCGTGCCCTCCGGCATGGTCGCCGTCAGGGCCTCCAGCGTGGCGTCGCGCCGCTGCCGGTAGAGGTCGCGGTAGACGTCGACCTGCCCGCGCCAGTCCTGCGTCGAGAGGTAGGACGACACGGCGAGCTGGCTGAAGGACGACGGGCACAGCTGGGTGGCCTCGGAGGCCAGGACGAGCTTCTCGCGCACCGCGTGCGGCGCGAGCGCCCAGCCCACCCGCAGGCCCGGGGCGAAGGTCTTGGAGAACGAGCCGAGGTAGATGACCCCCTCGGGGTCGTCGGCCCGCAGGGCGCGGTAGGGGTCGCCGTCGAAGCCCAGGAGCCCGTACGGGTCGTCCTCGATCACCAGCACGTCGTGCCGGCGGCACACCTCGAGCACCTCCTCGCGCCGGCTCTCCGGCTGGGAGGTGCCGGCGGGGTTGTGGAACGAGGGGATCGTGTAGAGGAAGGCGAGCTGGCGCCCCTGCGCCCGCAGGTGCTGGATGGCCTCCTCGAGCGCCACCGGCTCCAGGCCCTTGTCGTCCATCGGCACGTGCACGACGTCCGCCTGGTAGCTGCGGAACACCTGCAGCGCGCCCACGTAGGACGGTGCCTCGGCGAGCACGACGTCCCCGGGGTCGACGAAGATGCGGGTGACCAGGTCGAGCGCCTGCTGCGACCCGGTGGTCATGACCACGTCGTCGGGGTGCCCGTCGATGCCCTCGGGCGCCATGACCTCGCAGACCTGCTCGCGGAGCAGCTCGTCGCCCTGGGCGGTCGCGTACTGCAGCGCCACCGCGCCACGGCGCGCGACGAGGTCGGCGAGGGTCTCGGCGACGGCGTCCATGGGCAGGGCGGACACGTACGGCGACCCGCCGGCGAGCGACACGACCTCCGGGCGGGAGGCCACGCTGAACAGGGCGCGGATCTCCGAGGCGGTCATGCCCTTGGTCCGTGCGGCGTAGTGGTCGACGTAGCGGTCGAGCCGGGAGCCGGGGGTCTGGGGCACGCTCACGACGGTGCTC
The Vallicoccus soli genome window above contains:
- a CDS encoding PLP-dependent aminotransferase family protein, with product MSVPQTPGSRLDRYVDHYAARTKGMTASEIRALFSVASRPEVVSLAGGSPYVSALPMDAVAETLADLVARRGAVALQYATAQGDELLREQVCEVMAPEGIDGHPDDVVMTTGSQQALDLVTRIFVDPGDVVLAEAPSYVGALQVFRSYQADVVHVPMDDKGLEPVALEEAIQHLRAQGRQLAFLYTIPSFHNPAGTSQPESRREEVLEVCRRHDVLVIEDDPYGLLGFDGDPYRALRADDPEGVIYLGSFSKTFAPGLRVGWALAPHAVREKLVLASEATQLCPSSFSQLAVSSYLSTQDWRGQVDVYRDLYRQRRDATLEALTATMPEGTTWTHPLGGFYVWVTLPEGFDTRVMLPRAVTARVAFVPGSAFFADGSGARSMRLSYCLPEPARIREGVRRLAGVIEEELSMRELFGPAPSHGAAHDGDAPAPDLA
- a CDS encoding D-alanine--D-alanine ligase family protein is translated as MSDSLRVLVLAGGLSHERDVSLRSGRRVAEVLRDEGLDVQLADADAQLLDLVDTWRPDVVFPVLHGVAGEDGGVRAVLELVGVPYVGSAPAASRLAFDKPSARAVVARAGLDVPEAVALTHTTFRELGAQRVLGALVARVGVPLVVKPASGGSSLGMSVVRSVDALPAAMVHAYSYGDTALVERHVEGTEVAVSVVEGPDGEPLALPAVEIVPDGGVYDYQARYTAGTTEFFAPARLDAAAAEAAAQAALTAHRALGLRDVSRSDLIVDADGRPWFLEVNVAPGMTETSLLPQAVAAAQRSLGEVYAALVARAAARRA